ATCTCGAACGTGAACACGACCTTGTACCTGGTCCGGCACGGCGAGACGGTCTGGCACGCCGAGAACCGCTACGCCGGGGTCAGCGACGTGGCGCTGACCCAGCGGGGCGTCGATCAGGCCGTCCGGCTGTCGGCCTGGGCGGAGAAGACCGGGCTCGACGCGGTGTGGGCCTCGCCGCTGGGCCGGGCGCGGGCCACGGCCGAGCCGACCGCGCAGACGCTGGGCCTGCCCGTCACGGTGGACGCCGACCTCGCCGAGGTCGGCTTCGGGGCCGCCGAGGGCCGCACGCTGGCGGAGCTGCCGTCCGACCTGGTGGCGGCCTTCCGCGCGAACCCGGTGGATGGAGCGTTCCCGGGTGCGGAGGACTTCCGCGAGGCCGCCGCCCGGGGCGTCGCCGCCCTCCACCGGATCGCCGCTCGCCACCCGGGCCGGCGGGTCCTCGTGGTCGCCCACAACACGCTGCTGCGCCTGGTGCTGTGCGAGCTGCTGGGCATCCCGCTGGACCGCTACAGGACGGTCTTCCCCCGGCTCCGCAACTGCTCGCCGACGGAGCTGTCGATGGACGGCACGGGCGCGGGCCTGATCGCCCTCAACACGCCGTTGCCCTGAGCGCATGGGGCCGCCCATCGGGGGCAGGGGCGACCCATGAGCGAATCCGACAGACGACGCGTCGACGACACGCCGGGCGCGGCCGGGTCGGTGACCGAGGCGTCCGACCCGACGGCCGAGCAGAACCCCGCCGAGCGGGCCGTGGGGCCGGCGGAGTCGCTT
The DNA window shown above is from Thermomonospora umbrina and carries:
- a CDS encoding histidine phosphatase family protein, with translation MNTTLYLVRHGETVWHAENRYAGVSDVALTQRGVDQAVRLSAWAEKTGLDAVWASPLGRARATAEPTAQTLGLPVTVDADLAEVGFGAAEGRTLAELPSDLVAAFRANPVDGAFPGAEDFREAAARGVAALHRIAARHPGRRVLVVAHNTLLRLVLCELLGIPLDRYRTVFPRLRNCSPTELSMDGTGAGLIALNTPLP